From a region of the Impatiens glandulifera chromosome 4, dImpGla2.1, whole genome shotgun sequence genome:
- the LOC124936584 gene encoding lignin-forming anionic peroxidase-like — protein sequence MASNSLFFFVTFLFSTFLLSNAQLTPTFYDATCPDALAVIKTLIQQAVANETRMAASLIRLHFHDCFVQGCDASILLDELATPTSERTALQNNNSARGYEVIDAIKAEVERICPGIVSCADILAVAARDASVEANGPTWTVQLGRRDSTTANRTEAEANLPRFTSTLDEHIANFDGKGLNVRDLVALSGSHTIGQAQCVTFRGRIYDNNSDIEAGFRSTRQGNCPNTTDGEGNGNLAPLDLVTPDLFDNNYFVNLIEKKGLLQSDQILFSGQQTDSIVTEYSNNPETFRVDFANAMVKMGDIRPLLGDAGIIRSVCSTLEMNPQDM from the exons ATGGCTTCCAATTCCCTATTCTTCTTCGTTACATTCCTATTCAGCACATTTCTTCTTTCCAATGCACAACTCACTCCCACTTTCTACGACGCCACTTGTCCAGATGCGCTCGCAGTCATTAAAACTTTGATTCAACAAGCCGTGGCCAATGAGACCCGTATGGCTGCTTCCCTCATTCGCCTTCATTTTCACGACTGTTTTGTTCAG GGATGCGACGCTTCCATCTTGCTAGACGAATTAGCTACTCCCACGAGCGAAAGGACCGCGTTGCAAAATAATAATTCGGCTAGAGGATACGAGGTTATTGATGCTATTAAGGCTGAGGTGGAAAGAATTTGTCCAGGAATTGTTTCTTGCGCAGATATTTTGGCAGTAGCAGCACGTGATGCATCTGTTGAG GCTAATGGTCCGACATGGACAGTCCAACTTGGGAGAAGAGATTCTACGACAGCAAACCGAACAGAAGCTGAAGCCAACTTACCCCGGTTCACAAGCACCCTTGACGAACACATTGCCAATTTTGACGGAAAGGGTCTCAACGTGAGGGACTTGGTAGCCTTATCAG GTTCTCACACAATTGGACAGGCACAGTGTGTAACCTTCCGTGGAAGAATATACGACAACAACAGCGACATCGAAGCTGGTTTCAGAAGCACCCGTCAAGGGAATTGCCCAAACACTACCGACGGTGAAGGCAACGGAAATCTTGCACCTCTCGATTTGGTGACACCAGACTTATTCGACAACAACTACTTCGTAAACCTAATCGAAAAGAAGGGTCTTCTTCAATCTGATCAGATACTTTTTAGCGGGCAACAAACCGACAGTATTGTCACCGAGTATAGTAACAACCCTGAGACTTTTAGGGTTGATTTTGCCAATGCTATGGTGAAAATGGGTGATATTCGTCCTCTTCTTGGAGATGCAGGAATCATAAGGAGTGTTTGCAGCACTCTTGAAATGAATCCTCAAGATATGTAA
- the LOC124936311 gene encoding rRNA-processing protein UTP23 homolog, with protein MRFKKQKRHRKIVRFYKACFGFREPFKVLCDGTFVHHLLVNRITPACTALSNVLGANVKVFTTRCVLAELKSLGESYSESFEVARDLMIARCDHEKRHSAVSCIMEVVGDKNSEHFFVATQDADLRKNFQQVPGVPVVFGLRNALLLETPSASQRQFVKFTEEDRSHMSELEFKMLKKIEKGSDLDEHEEPQNIETEMLSNVKGGKGIEAKDKAQFKRKKPKGPNPLSCKKRKINEAPQSGPPRVNDDNKNMARSRSNKRKRSHKNKEPANANT; from the exons ATGAGGTTCAAGAAACAGAAGCGTCATCGCAAAATTGTGAGGTTTTATAAAGCTTGTTTTGGATTCCGGGAGCCATTTAAGGTTCTTTGTGATGGCACTTTTGTGCATCACCTTCTTGTAAACCGTATTACTCCGGCGTGTACTGCCCTTTCTAATGTCCTTGGGGCCAATGTGAAAGTCTTTACCACAAG ATGTGTTCTTGCTGAGCTAAAGAGCCTTGGTGAATCATATTCAGAGTCTTTTGAGGTAGCCCGTGACCTGATGATTGCAAG ATGTGACCATGAGAAGAGGCATAGTGCAGTTTCTTGCATCATGGAAGTTGTTGGGGATAAGAACTCTGAACACTTTTTTGTTGCCACTCAAGATGCTGATTTGAGGAAGAATTTCCAGCAG gtaCCTGGAGTTCCTGTAGTATTTGGCTTGCGAAATGCCTTGCTCCTAGAAACTCCTTCTGCCTCCCAACGCCAGTTTGTGAAGTTCACTGAGGAGGACCGTTCACACATGTCTGAGTTagaatttaaaatgttaaagaaAATAGAGAAGGGAAGTGACTTAGATGAACATGAAGAACCTCAAAATATTGAGACTGAAATGTTATCGAATGTGAAAGGAGGAAAAGGAATAGAAGCGAAGGATAAAGCTCAGTTTAAGAGAAAGAAACCTAAG GGTCCAAATCCTCTTTCATGCAAGAAGAGAAAAATCAACGAAGCTCCACAATCTGGTCCTCCGAGG GTGAATGATGACAATAAAAACATGGCAAGATCTAGGagcaataaaagaaaaagatcGCACAAAAACAAAGAGCCTGCAAACGCGAACACTTAA